In Acaryochloris thomasi RCC1774, the following are encoded in one genomic region:
- a CDS encoding MmcB family DNA repair protein translates to MSQNCYERLSRAEDDIQALLERNRSNWQEVAKIAIAVREDKLYQQSGLSFTAWVQQMAERCDCQRSLIWRYIKAGKYYLRTIESDSIEQIDSALAAPEALVNLEKVERHAPKPVFQGLKDKVLAGMATVRECRDMAKQYKPESENRRGRPPAGSEGTYEHLGRQNSQGSGSTDSSSADSSFADGDLTTSSLATNDISSIGISPVAIREAVTGLMTTGSMPPGAVAQNIVQTLSFTLVDWTKRCAGMRYPPKHYVAHTEVRVSHRKKRLRLDYVSVIRWSNKRPKEVFGVEIKSSLADFEHDQKWPLYLQFCDYFCFAVPAENEELIDAVQTVVPEAHQEVGILAVDTFNTDAFSNEVEVLRSPAKLKGESKYLLYETLYERALGWSGAETSGAGASGAGASRAEASRAG, encoded by the coding sequence ATGAGTCAAAATTGCTACGAGAGGCTCTCTAGAGCTGAGGATGATATCCAGGCACTGTTGGAGCGCAACCGCTCGAACTGGCAAGAGGTAGCGAAAATTGCGATCGCGGTTCGTGAGGACAAACTCTACCAACAGTCTGGTCTATCTTTCACCGCCTGGGTACAGCAGATGGCTGAGCGGTGTGACTGCCAGCGCTCACTAATCTGGAGGTACATCAAAGCCGGAAAATATTATTTACGAACGATCGAGAGCGACAGCATTGAGCAGATCGATTCTGCGTTGGCCGCTCCAGAAGCGCTCGTAAACCTTGAGAAGGTAGAGCGACATGCACCCAAGCCTGTTTTTCAAGGGCTGAAAGACAAAGTATTGGCGGGAATGGCGACAGTTCGAGAATGTCGTGATATGGCAAAGCAGTACAAGCCTGAGTCTGAGAACCGGAGGGGACGGCCACCGGCAGGAAGTGAGGGAACCTATGAGCATCTTGGGCGACAGAACTCTCAGGGCAGTGGCTCTACAGACAGCAGCTCTGCAGACAGTAGCTTTGCAGACGGCGACCTCACGACTAGCAGCCTTGCGACTAACGACATCTCTAGTATTGGTATTAGTCCCGTGGCAATCCGAGAAGCAGTCACAGGATTGATGACGACCGGATCAATGCCCCCTGGGGCGGTCGCACAAAACATTGTACAAACTCTCTCTTTTACTCTAGTTGATTGGACTAAACGCTGTGCTGGAATGCGCTACCCACCGAAGCATTATGTTGCTCATACAGAGGTGAGGGTCAGCCACCGAAAGAAGCGGCTGCGGCTGGATTATGTGAGCGTAATCCGGTGGAGTAATAAAAGACCCAAGGAAGTCTTTGGTGTCGAAATCAAAAGTTCCCTAGCGGACTTTGAACATGATCAGAAGTGGCCGCTGTACCTCCAGTTCTGTGACTACTTCTGCTTCGCAGTTCCAGCAGAAAATGAGGAGCTGATCGATGCAGTCCAGACTGTTGTGCCTGAAGCTCATCAAGAAGTTGGCATTCTGGCGGTTGACACTTTCAATACCGATGCTTTCTCAAATGAGGTTGAGGTTTTGAGATCGCCCGCAAAGCTCAAGGGAGAGAGCAAATACTTGCTCTACGAAACTCTGTACGAAAGGGCGCTTGGATGGTCAGGCGCTGAGACATCGGGAGCTGGGGCATCGGGAGCTGGGGCATCAAGAGCTGAGGCGTCAAGAGCCGGATAG
- a CDS encoding LexA family protein, with the protein MQVQSIHELKGLSLLERPLLSSLVPAGFPSPADSYIECNLDLNDLAIAHPSATFFMRVSGDSMVEAGIFDRDYLVVDRAVEAIHGSIVIAAIEGELTVKRLYKQGRVLELRPENKEYKPIRITRESELVIWGVVTGVFRKTV; encoded by the coding sequence ATGCAAGTTCAATCTATTCACGAGCTAAAAGGTCTATCTCTCCTAGAACGCCCACTGCTCAGCTCCCTTGTCCCTGCTGGCTTCCCCTCTCCGGCTGATAGCTACATTGAGTGTAATCTCGACCTCAACGACCTTGCGATCGCACATCCTTCAGCAACCTTCTTCATGCGGGTGTCGGGCGATTCAATGGTGGAAGCGGGCATCTTTGACCGCGATTATCTGGTGGTTGATAGGGCAGTTGAAGCGATACACGGCTCTATCGTTATTGCGGCCATTGAGGGTGAGCTGACCGTTAAGCGACTCTACAAGCAAGGCAGGGTGCTAGAGCTGCGGCCAGAGAACAAGGAGTACAAGCCGATTCGGATCACTCGGGAGTCTGAGTTAGTGATCTGGGGGGTGGTCACAGGTGTCTTTAGAAAAACTGTCTAA
- a CDS encoding HEAT repeat domain-containing protein yields MAKRKNDIETVLSQLDQLADAPPNEETWFALRRGFMSKHGVAVGKAAKIAAKLEWKDGIPDMLKAYERLSHNGANVDPGCIGKANIIKALRRLKAYEPTTYIRGIRYKQFEAVWGGKEDRAAQLRAECAVALAETGYADALLYIADLLADPETEARAGAAQALSCFSGATPIALLRLRALSGELNVRVLEEIFSVLFALSGPPNNSEEEDETVRFVAQFLESSDIDVVSVAAITLGSSRRLLAFNALREFAENSLDEERQRIAFEAIALLRLPEAFDYVVETISRGSEVEARLAEQAMSIYRDDERLWERVETARADRKGEDGLSFLFDD; encoded by the coding sequence ATGGCAAAGCGAAAAAACGATATCGAGACAGTCCTTTCGCAACTAGATCAATTGGCTGATGCTCCCCCCAATGAAGAGACGTGGTTTGCCTTGCGCCGGGGATTCATGAGCAAGCATGGCGTTGCTGTGGGCAAAGCGGCGAAGATTGCGGCCAAACTGGAATGGAAAGATGGCATCCCTGACATGCTGAAAGCATACGAACGACTAAGCCACAATGGAGCTAATGTTGATCCGGGCTGTATAGGAAAGGCGAATATCATTAAGGCTTTGCGACGTTTGAAAGCCTATGAACCGACCACCTACATACGGGGCATACGGTACAAACAGTTTGAGGCAGTCTGGGGTGGCAAAGAAGATCGGGCCGCTCAACTCAGAGCTGAATGCGCGGTGGCACTGGCTGAAACTGGATATGCTGATGCCCTACTCTACATCGCTGATCTATTGGCAGACCCAGAGACCGAAGCCAGAGCAGGGGCAGCGCAGGCGCTGAGCTGTTTTTCAGGAGCAACGCCCATCGCTTTGCTCCGATTGAGGGCACTCAGTGGAGAACTCAATGTCAGGGTTCTAGAAGAAATTTTCTCGGTCTTGTTTGCCTTATCTGGTCCCCCCAATAATTCTGAGGAGGAAGATGAAACGGTTCGGTTTGTGGCTCAGTTTCTAGAGTCTTCCGATATTGATGTAGTCTCTGTTGCAGCAATTACCTTGGGATCTTCACGGCGATTGCTAGCTTTCAATGCACTGCGAGAATTCGCAGAGAACAGTCTCGATGAGGAACGACAGAGGATTGCGTTCGAAGCCATTGCTCTCCTGCGGCTGCCAGAGGCTTTTGACTACGTTGTGGAGACTATCTCCCGTGGCAGTGAGGTAGAGGCTCGTCTGGCAGAGCAAGCTATGTCAATCTACCGCGATGATGAACGGCTCTGGGAGCGCGTAGAAACAGCCCGTGCAGACAGAAAAGGAGAAGATGGTTTGAGCTTTTTGTTTGATGATTAG
- a CDS encoding CheR family methyltransferase codes for MIEAALRQKFLDLIQSQTGIRLRSQDWVTLSDNIMHRIQFINVESPQAYYQHLTSGLKSFAESESEAKREWDYFLELVTIGESYFFRDHGQFQVLREHILPDLIAQQRQAYTAGSIPQPTLNLWSAGCSSGEEPYSLAILLQELIPDLPRWQISILGTDLNPAALNKARQGLYRNWSFRQTEPQLKSLYFRPVSANWQIHDHIRERVTFRRGNLLADPVPNNLLSSMHLIICRNMFIYFEADAIATILRKLHSALNPKGYLITGHAELYNQNLQQFQVLSFSGSMAYRPQSVATAEPRSKPLSRSVETSPSSTLQPKAPLAIQYEVTSNSTTDRAAQHLLAQSHWQRGNLEQAMNCCLAALLVDGESLSSLYLMAQIVQKRGDYKQAKTILKKILYLQPTHIPAYFELGAIYAQDTQRNRATKMYHTAQELLEKLPPKTWIEYRGQVTAGELLMQLRQCLLQAS; via the coding sequence ATGATTGAGGCAGCACTGCGGCAGAAATTTCTAGACCTAATCCAGAGCCAAACTGGTATCCGGCTGCGATCTCAGGACTGGGTTACCCTGTCTGACAATATTATGCATCGGATTCAATTCATCAACGTGGAAAGTCCCCAGGCTTATTATCAACATCTGACTTCCGGATTAAAATCCTTTGCGGAGTCCGAATCCGAAGCCAAACGCGAATGGGACTATTTTCTTGAGTTAGTCACCATTGGCGAGAGCTACTTTTTCCGCGATCATGGCCAATTTCAAGTTTTGCGAGAGCACATCCTTCCCGACCTCATTGCTCAGCAGCGACAGGCCTATACTGCAGGTTCAATTCCCCAGCCCACGCTCAATCTCTGGAGCGCAGGCTGCTCTTCAGGAGAAGAACCTTATTCGCTAGCGATTCTGCTTCAAGAGCTCATCCCCGATTTACCTCGATGGCAGATTTCTATCCTGGGAACAGACCTGAATCCGGCGGCGCTTAATAAGGCTCGACAGGGTTTATATCGAAACTGGTCCTTCCGCCAAACCGAGCCGCAACTCAAGTCTCTTTACTTCCGCCCTGTGTCAGCGAACTGGCAGATTCATGACCACATTCGGGAGCGGGTAACGTTTCGCAGAGGGAATTTGCTGGCCGATCCGGTGCCTAACAACCTGCTCAGCTCCATGCATTTGATCATCTGCCGCAATATGTTCATCTATTTTGAAGCAGATGCGATCGCTACAATCCTCAGGAAGCTTCATTCAGCATTAAATCCTAAGGGCTACCTGATTACAGGCCATGCTGAGCTTTACAACCAGAATCTGCAGCAATTTCAAGTACTGAGTTTTTCAGGCTCAATGGCCTATCGCCCCCAATCTGTAGCGACAGCCGAACCGCGGTCCAAGCCTCTCTCTCGGTCAGTTGAGACTTCTCCTAGCTCAACACTTCAGCCCAAAGCACCCCTGGCGATTCAGTATGAGGTAACTTCAAACTCAACGACGGATCGGGCTGCCCAACATCTACTTGCTCAATCTCATTGGCAGCGGGGAAACCTAGAACAGGCTATGAATTGTTGTCTGGCTGCACTGCTTGTTGACGGGGAATCACTATCTTCTTTGTATTTGATGGCCCAGATCGTTCAGAAGAGGGGTGATTACAAACAAGCCAAGACAATCCTCAAAAAAATTCTCTATCTTCAGCCAACCCATATTCCAGCCTACTTTGAGTTGGGAGCTATCTATGCTCAAGATACCCAAAGAAATAGAGCTACAAAGATGTACCACACTGCTCAGGAACTGCTAGAAAAGCTACCGCCTAAAACCTGGATTGAATATCGTGGTCAGGTCACCGCAGGTGAGTTATTAATGCAGCTCCGTCAATGCCTGCTGCAAGCAAGTTGA
- a CDS encoding anthrone oxygenase family protein: protein MSNQLLFSVKLFSVLGCGLVAGMFFAFSTFVMLALGQRPPSEGIAVMQAINVTVINPWFMIAFLGTAATCLFLAATSLFQWQQPGSIYLLVGSLLYLVGTLLVTIGFNVPMNDALAIVEPHNPDAADLWSRYLTNWTFWNHIRTAAALAATASLTLAFRVTQL, encoded by the coding sequence ATGTCTAATCAATTACTTTTCTCAGTAAAGCTGTTCTCAGTTCTAGGCTGTGGACTCGTGGCAGGGATGTTTTTTGCCTTTTCGACGTTTGTGATGCTTGCTCTGGGCCAAAGACCACCGTCTGAGGGAATTGCGGTCATGCAAGCCATCAACGTCACAGTTATCAATCCCTGGTTTATGATTGCGTTTCTTGGTACGGCTGCCACTTGTCTATTTCTTGCTGCTACTTCACTGTTCCAGTGGCAGCAGCCAGGATCCATCTACCTTCTGGTGGGGAGTCTTTTATACCTTGTCGGCACGCTTCTAGTCACCATTGGGTTCAATGTGCCGATGAATGATGCCTTAGCGATCGTTGAACCACACAACCCTGATGCGGCTGATCTCTGGAGTCGATACCTGACAAACTGGACCTTCTGGAATCATATTCGCACTGCCGCTGCACTTGCTGCCACGGCATCACTGACGCTGGCGTTCAGAGTGACACAGTTGTAA
- a CDS encoding helix-turn-helix domain-containing protein produces the protein MPEVDTNTSSPTFSPGQDIIRVQKLQNPPGEGSCHFEGEHTLFMSLASRPMHYLQAQDGKTRTGLYRKGDILITPANTPLFVRWEGQESCLQIQLTTQFLQSVARETLEQDCDHIELVPTFQVRNSQMEAISMMLHTEYQRDASGNRLYLDSLANILAVNLLRNYATKRPQLSVYDGGLPPRQIQQVLDYVDAHIDSEIRLADLAQLLDMSQFHFSRLFKQSVGRSPHQYLIQQRVERAKQLLKQSDRRIVDIALDCGFNSHSHLSKQFRQLTGVTPQAFREGGALNA, from the coding sequence ATGCCAGAGGTTGACACCAACACATCATCACCTACATTTAGCCCAGGCCAAGATATTATTCGGGTCCAGAAGCTTCAGAATCCTCCAGGGGAAGGAAGTTGCCATTTTGAGGGAGAGCACACGCTCTTCATGTCCCTTGCTTCTCGTCCGATGCATTATTTACAAGCTCAGGATGGCAAGACTCGTACAGGGCTGTATCGCAAAGGAGACATCCTGATAACACCAGCCAATACCCCCCTGTTTGTTCGCTGGGAGGGTCAAGAAAGTTGCTTGCAGATTCAACTGACGACTCAGTTTTTGCAAAGTGTTGCAAGGGAAACACTTGAGCAGGACTGCGATCACATCGAACTCGTCCCGACATTTCAGGTTCGGAATTCTCAGATGGAGGCGATCTCCATGATGCTCCACACCGAATATCAGCGAGATGCTTCTGGGAACAGATTGTATCTGGATTCTCTGGCGAATATCCTGGCCGTGAATTTGCTCCGCAACTATGCAACTAAACGACCACAGTTATCTGTCTATGACGGAGGCTTACCCCCCCGCCAGATCCAGCAGGTTTTAGACTACGTTGATGCCCATATAGATAGCGAGATTAGACTAGCTGATTTAGCTCAATTGCTGGATATGAGCCAATTTCACTTCAGTCGCCTGTTTAAGCAGTCCGTTGGTCGATCTCCACATCAATATTTGATTCAGCAGCGGGTGGAACGAGCTAAGCAACTCTTGAAACAATCAGACCGTCGGATTGTAGACATTGCCCTAGATTGTGGATTCAACAGTCATAGCCATTTGAGTAAACAGTTTCGGCAGTTGACAGGGGTAACACCGCAAGCTTTCAGGGAAGGTGGTGCTTTGAATGCTTGA
- a CDS encoding Y-family DNA polymerase: MSLEKLSKTSQQIALVDCNNFYASCERIFKPKWAKRPLGILSNNDGCIVARSNELKEAGIPMGAPYFQIRDQLDEMKAVIVSSNYTLYGNMSARVMNTLGQFTPEIEVYSIDEAWLDLSGFCHLSLDAYAREIAATTLRHTGIPVSVGIGPTRVLAKIANRVCKKRKIPGRVFNLGSAESLDHVLETIEVQDIWGIGRRLSKKLRASGIHTAKNLRDADPDSMRRQYSVVMQRIIMELRGVPCIGVEEIQPKKQIISSRSFGERVVELEPLLQSVAMHSTKAAEKLRSQNSVCGAIQVSIRTGRHNPDEEYYSQSALAKFAMPTADTRKLINAAGQVLRRIYRKGPRYAKAGVMLLNISQDNAMQGHLFQERDSEKAIALMNTVDQLNRLYGRRAVFFASEGCTQQWAMRRQQCTPAYTTRWDDLPVVR, encoded by the coding sequence GTGTCTTTAGAAAAACTGTCTAAAACTTCGCAACAGATAGCTTTAGTAGATTGCAACAACTTCTACGCGAGTTGTGAGCGAATTTTCAAGCCTAAATGGGCAAAACGGCCCCTCGGGATCTTGAGTAATAACGACGGCTGCATTGTGGCCCGCTCCAACGAACTGAAGGAGGCAGGCATTCCGATGGGTGCCCCCTACTTCCAGATCCGCGATCAGCTTGATGAAATGAAAGCAGTGATAGTCTCCAGCAATTACACGCTCTACGGAAATATGTCAGCCAGGGTGATGAATACGCTGGGGCAATTTACGCCTGAGATAGAAGTCTATTCGATCGATGAAGCTTGGCTCGATCTCTCGGGCTTCTGTCATCTCTCGCTCGATGCCTATGCCCGCGAGATTGCAGCTACAACCCTACGGCATACGGGCATCCCTGTCTCTGTCGGCATTGGGCCTACTCGCGTCTTAGCCAAAATCGCCAACCGCGTTTGTAAAAAGCGGAAGATTCCAGGGCGAGTGTTTAACCTGGGCAGCGCAGAATCACTAGATCATGTTCTGGAGACTATCGAGGTACAGGACATCTGGGGCATTGGGCGGCGCTTATCAAAGAAGCTCCGAGCCTCTGGCATCCATACCGCTAAAAACCTGAGAGATGCAGATCCTGATTCGATGCGGCGACAATACAGCGTGGTGATGCAGCGAATCATCATGGAGCTACGGGGGGTGCCCTGCATCGGGGTTGAAGAGATACAGCCAAAGAAGCAGATCATTTCCTCGCGGTCCTTCGGTGAGCGAGTCGTAGAGCTAGAGCCACTGCTGCAGTCTGTCGCCATGCACTCAACCAAGGCAGCGGAGAAGTTGCGATCGCAGAACTCAGTCTGTGGTGCAATTCAGGTTTCCATCCGCACTGGACGGCATAATCCTGATGAAGAGTATTACTCGCAGTCGGCCTTAGCCAAGTTTGCGATGCCGACTGCTGACACCCGCAAGCTGATCAATGCGGCAGGGCAAGTACTCAGGCGTATCTACAGAAAAGGGCCACGGTATGCGAAGGCAGGGGTGATGTTGCTGAATATCTCGCAGGACAATGCAATGCAGGGGCATCTCTTTCAAGAAAGGGACAGCGAGAAGGCGATCGCGCTTATGAATACTGTCGATCAGCTCAATCGTCTGTATGGTCGCAGGGCTGTCTTCTTTGCTAGTGAGGGTTGCACTCAGCAGTGGGCGATGAGACGGCAGCAGTGTACTCCGGCGTATACGACACGGTGGGATGATTTGCCGGTGGTGAGGTGA
- a CDS encoding NAD(P)-dependent oxidoreductase yields MLLLIFGATGSVGHQVVEQALEQGHSVAAFTRNPQKLNIQHPNLKFIEGDVMNSPAVEQAVQGKEAVLCSLGAGRNGVIRSEGTRNIVKAMEKASVQRLICQSTLGVGDSRANLDFFWKYIMFGLLLRPAYTDHVFQEAYVRQSRLDWTIVRPAAFTDEGRTGAYQHGFTGSEKGLTLKISRADVADFMLKQLGDNTYLHKTPGLSY; encoded by the coding sequence ATGCTACTACTTATCTTTGGAGCCACGGGAAGTGTCGGGCATCAGGTGGTTGAACAGGCACTGGAGCAGGGGCACTCTGTTGCTGCTTTCACTCGGAATCCCCAGAAACTAAATATCCAGCATCCCAATCTCAAGTTTATTGAGGGCGATGTGATGAATTCTCCGGCAGTTGAGCAGGCGGTGCAAGGTAAAGAGGCTGTTCTATGTTCACTTGGTGCGGGACGGAATGGGGTAATTCGGTCAGAGGGTACTCGCAATATTGTCAAAGCAATGGAGAAAGCCTCCGTACAGCGGTTAATCTGCCAATCCACATTGGGGGTTGGTGACAGCCGGGCTAATCTCGATTTTTTCTGGAAATACATCATGTTTGGGCTGCTGTTACGTCCAGCCTATACCGATCACGTTTTTCAGGAAGCTTACGTCCGGCAAAGCCGACTTGATTGGACCATTGTTCGTCCTGCCGCCTTTACCGACGAAGGCCGGACTGGTGCCTACCAGCACGGTTTTACGGGAAGCGAGAAGGGACTCACGCTCAAGATCTCAAGGGCTGATGTCGCTGACTTCATGCTGAAGCAGTTGGGAGACAATACTTACCTGCACAAAACACCAGGTTTATCGTACTGA
- a CDS encoding IS630 family transposase (programmed frameshift) has product MAKRYIVALSDAEQQHLHTFITTGRRGARQINHARILLKADVNQASGGCCDREIHDAIGVSVRTIERVRQRFVEEGLDAAINQRSGSGRKRKMQGEQEAHLIALRCSEPPVGHARWTLRLLADQMVELGYIDHLSYETVRGTPKKNALQPWRKTCWVIPPHQNAEFVWRMEEILAVYERPYDLRNPLICLDEATKQLVKEITIPIAARRGQPERVDYEYERNGTANLFMLCEPIVGARYVKVTQRRTALDYAHLLKELVDVFYPEARQITLVQDNLNIHSPSSLYKAFAPQEARRILSRLEFVYTPKHGSWLNMAEIELSILARQCLDQRIADFQNLQKQVSAWNSHRNQKGTWINWRFTTQEARVKLQRLYPAINY; this is encoded by the exons ATGGCCAAACGCTATATTGTCGCCCTGAGTGATGCAGAGCAACAGCACCTGCACACCTTCATTACAACTGGTAGACGGGGGGCTAGGCAGATTAATCATGCCCGTATTCTCCTCAAAGCCGATGTTAACCAAGCCAGTGGCGGTTGCTGTGATAGAGAGATTCATGACGCGATAGGCGTAAGTGTTCGAACCATTGAGAGGGTGCGTCAGCGATTCGTTGAAGAAGGCCTTGATGCTGCCATCAATCAACGCTCTGGTTCAGGTCGCAAGCGAAAAATGCAGGGAGAGCAAGAAGCTCATCTGATTGCCTTACGCTGTAGCGAACCGCCGGTCGGCCATGCTCGCTGGACACTGCGATTACTCGCCGACCAAATGGTCGAATTAGGCTACATCGACCACCTCAGTTATGAAACCGTCCGAGGAACGC CTAAAAAAAATGCATTGCAACCTTGGCGAAAGACTTGTTGGGTAATTCCACCGCATCAGAATGCAGAGTTTGTCTGGCGTATGGAGGAGATCTTAGCCGTCTATGAGCGTCCCTATGACTTGAGAAACCCGTTAATTTGTCTCGATGAAGCCACCAAGCAACTGGTTAAAGAAATCACCATCCCCATTGCCGCTCGACGCGGTCAACCAGAGCGTGTCGATTATGAGTATGAGCGTAATGGAACGGCCAATCTCTTCATGCTATGTGAGCCGATAGTGGGAGCACGGTATGTAAAGGTCACCCAACGCAGAACCGCACTCGATTATGCACATCTGCTCAAGGAGCTAGTGGATGTGTTTTATCCTGAGGCCCGTCAAATCACGCTTGTTCAAGATAATCTCAATATTCATTCGCCTTCATCACTCTACAAAGCGTTTGCTCCACAAGAAGCTCGACGGATTTTGTCTCGGCTTGAGTTTGTCTACACACCCAAACATGGAAGCTGGCTGAATATGGCTGAGATTGAATTGAGTATTCTTGCTCGCCAATGCTTAGACCAACGCATTGCTGATTTTCAAAACCTACAAAAGCAGGTGAGTGCTTGGAATAGCCATCGCAATCAGAAGGGGACGTGGATTAACTGGCGCTTCACAACCCAGGAGGCCAGAGTCAAGCTACAAAGACTCTACCCAGCAATCAATTATTGA
- a CDS encoding 3'-5' exonuclease, whose translation MDTTGHPITYLYLDIETTGLYPPDDEILEIAIADDSDQPLLNTLVRPTHNESWPEAQAIHGISPDDITTAPTLDELRPQIINLLFGQNVVIYNADFESGFLGAELAKAASISCCIEAFAEDYGDWSDYWGNYRWQSLAVAAQRVYHQWSGDSHRALTDALACRAVWQYLTEDAEKARVAAIRADREASAIAKAELREMEWRTQRNQRRYQERMSDFWMRWLKYSEWTGGSCRQSEWERLNLYTKVFTGFPYDAWQNISKNPDMPSYRLQKNIPDDLKPFSFFKDYMPWIREELNPDAYYLSKSGKVFRLLYAVEQPKEIMDRYPPRYYSKSSRPADIMPRTDLLKRGISKPHIEAMQPVAEQYNWYQRGWIPLYQMPKT comes from the coding sequence ATGGACACTACAGGACATCCGATAACTTACCTTTATCTCGACATCGAAACCACCGGCCTCTACCCACCCGATGATGAGATTTTAGAAATTGCGATCGCAGATGACAGCGACCAGCCCCTGCTCAATACTCTAGTGAGGCCAACGCACAACGAAAGCTGGCCCGAGGCCCAAGCGATTCACGGTATCAGTCCAGATGACATAACGACTGCTCCTACATTAGACGAGCTGCGACCTCAGATTATTAATCTGCTATTCGGGCAAAACGTGGTCATCTATAATGCTGATTTCGAGTCCGGTTTTTTAGGAGCTGAGCTAGCGAAAGCTGCGTCCATAAGCTGCTGCATAGAAGCGTTTGCTGAAGATTATGGGGACTGGTCGGATTACTGGGGCAACTACCGCTGGCAGTCTCTGGCAGTTGCAGCGCAGCGCGTTTATCACCAATGGTCTGGGGATTCTCACCGCGCTCTGACCGACGCTCTAGCCTGTCGAGCCGTCTGGCAATACTTGACCGAAGATGCTGAAAAAGCCAGAGTCGCCGCTATTCGCGCCGATAGAGAGGCAAGCGCGATCGCAAAGGCAGAGCTACGGGAGATGGAGTGGAGAACGCAACGGAACCAGCGCCGCTATCAAGAACGCATGTCCGACTTTTGGATGCGCTGGCTAAAATACTCGGAGTGGACAGGTGGAAGCTGCAGGCAATCTGAATGGGAGCGACTTAATCTGTATACAAAGGTATTTACGGGATTTCCATACGATGCGTGGCAAAACATCTCGAAAAACCCTGACATGCCCAGCTATCGACTCCAGAAAAATATACCAGACGATCTGAAGCCCTTCAGCTTCTTCAAGGATTACATGCCTTGGATACGTGAGGAACTGAATCCTGATGCTTACTATCTCTCTAAATCTGGCAAGGTGTTTCGGCTGCTTTACGCCGTGGAACAGCCTAAGGAGATTATGGATCGCTACCCACCTCGCTACTACAGCAAAAGCAGCCGTCCGGCAGATATCATGCCTCGAACAGATTTACTCAAGCGAGGGATCTCAAAGCCTCATATTGAGGCTATGCAGCCAGTGGCCGAACAGTACAACTGGTATCAAAGGGGCTGGATTCCTCTCTATCAAATGCCAAAGACATAG
- a CDS encoding Nif11-like leader peptide family natural product precursor produces MAIDQLEAFLQKMQSEPALKSEVQAASTADDVARIALKLGFEFSGDELLRMSGRKVGRVTVRKIDTPGEYN; encoded by the coding sequence ATGGCGATAGATCAACTTGAGGCATTTTTACAGAAAATGCAGTCTGAGCCTGCATTAAAAAGTGAGGTGCAAGCAGCATCAACTGCAGATGATGTTGCGCGAATAGCGCTAAAGCTTGGTTTTGAATTTTCAGGCGATGAACTACTGAGAATGTCAGGGAGAAAAGTTGGCAGGGTGACTGTCAGGAAGATAGATACTCCTGGAGAGTACAACTAA